AATCATGCTCTTGTAGTGCCTATGAGTGCTTTATTTCGCGATGGAGAAGATTGGGCTGTTTTTGTCGTCAAAGGGCACAGAGCTTATAAGAAGAAGTTAACTATAAAATACCATAACCCGGATTACGCGGTAATAGAGAGTGGTTTAGAGTTAGGCGATGAGGTCATCCTTTATCCCAGCTCTTTGATTCATGATGAGGTCTTAATTAAATGATGTGTAACTGATAGGTTCCTGATAATTGATGAGATGCCACTGAATCACATTTTTGACAAGGCATGCTATTTCCCTTGGTTGACTAGGGTTCCTTTATTTTGGTTATAGTATACATTTTCTATCGCGAGGCTTGGGGTACAACAATTGGTAAACCAAGAGGAGAAATGTCTAAAGATGCTCCTCTGCTCTTAATGTGAGTATCTCATGTCCATTATCAGTCACTAAAATGGTATGTTCCCATTGTGCTGATAATTTGTGATCTTTTGTGACGACAGTCCAACCATCCCCTAAAGTCTTGATTTCTTTACGACCCAAATTGAGCATCGGTTCAATAGTGAAGGTCATTCCGGCTTGTAAGCGTAATCCGGTATTTGGTTTACCAAAGTGCATAATGTGGGGATCTTCCCACATGGATTTACCAATGCCATGCCCCCCAAACTCTCGTACTATCGAATATCCATGATGTTCTGCGTGATTCTGGATTATGCTTCCTATATCTCCGAGATGAACCCCTGGGCGTACTATTGAAATAGCTTTGTAGAGGCATTCTTGTGTCACTTCTACTAACTTTTTAGCAAATGGTTTTACGTTGCCGACGAGAAACATTTTGCTGGTATCCCCAATATAACCGTCTTTTTGTACAGTGACATCAATATTAATAATGTCACCATTTTTAAGTTTTTTATCGGAGGGGATGCCATGACAGACCACGTGATTTATCGATGTGCAAATGCATGCGGGAAACCCATAGTGGTTTAAC
Above is a genomic segment from Legionella pneumophila subsp. pascullei containing:
- the map gene encoding type I methionyl aminopeptidase → MLVKTPEEIEKMRVAGHLAASVLEMLEPYVIAGASTNELEQICRQYIVEDLKAIPSTLNHYGFPACICTSINHVVCHGIPSDKKLKNGDIINIDVTVQKDGYIGDTSKMFLVGNVKPFAKKLVEVTQECLYKAISIVRPGVHLGDIGSIIQNHAEHHGYSIVREFGGHGIGKSMWEDPHIMHFGKPNTGLRLQAGMTFTIEPMLNLGRKEIKTLGDGWTVVTKDHKLSAQWEHTILVTDNGHEILTLRAEEHL